In one window of Erwinia tasmaniensis Et1/99 DNA:
- a CDS encoding acyl CoA:acetate/3-ketoacid CoA transferase, producing MKKLISAEKAASLIDDDACVTVSSASGLNCPDAVLSALGKRYKDEAKPRNLTLVHPIAAGDMYGIDGIEHLAQSGLLKKVIAGSLPSGPSSLPMPTIWKMIVEDQIAGYNVPSGVLFDLHKDAAAKRPGVLTKVGLDTFADPERQGCAMNALAEAEPIVSRIEFSNQSWLHFHPLIPDIAIIRATTADERGNLSFEHEGGLLGTVDQALAVRNNGGIVIAQVKRVTKAGTIKPHHVHVPCNLVDYVVVAPEQMQTTMVQYDPAISGEIFHPESAFELAPWGTEKLIARRAAMQLQKGMTANLGFGISANVPRILLEEGMDGEVTWVIEQGAVGGMPLLGFAFGCSANADAIVPASTQFTYFQGGGFDIALLSFLQIDRYGNVNVSKLPGKPYLTAGCGGFVDITTHARKLVFSGYFKAGAKQHIQDGQLVITQEGKTSKFVNDADHVTFSGRMAIERGQDVTYVTERCVMKLTSDGLMVTEIAPGIDLESDILDQAEFKLIVSDDLKMMDPRLFHECQMGMTLTEVQHGR from the coding sequence ATGAAAAAACTCATCTCCGCAGAAAAAGCAGCCTCTTTGATCGATGATGATGCCTGTGTAACGGTCAGTTCTGCCAGCGGGCTGAATTGCCCTGATGCCGTACTTTCAGCCCTGGGGAAACGTTATAAAGATGAAGCCAAACCGCGCAATCTGACCCTGGTCCACCCCATCGCGGCGGGTGATATGTATGGGATTGATGGCATTGAGCACCTGGCGCAAAGCGGGCTGCTCAAAAAAGTCATTGCCGGTTCACTGCCGAGCGGCCCTTCATCGCTGCCGATGCCGACGATCTGGAAAATGATCGTTGAGGATCAGATAGCAGGCTACAACGTGCCAAGCGGCGTGCTTTTTGACTTACACAAAGATGCAGCGGCCAAACGCCCCGGCGTTTTGACTAAAGTGGGCCTGGATACCTTTGCCGATCCTGAACGTCAGGGATGTGCGATGAACGCGCTTGCTGAAGCCGAGCCAATTGTTTCCCGAATCGAATTCTCCAACCAAAGCTGGCTGCACTTCCACCCTCTGATCCCTGATATTGCCATTATCCGCGCCACAACGGCCGATGAACGCGGCAACCTCTCCTTTGAACACGAAGGGGGGCTGTTGGGTACGGTGGATCAGGCTCTTGCCGTGCGTAATAACGGCGGGATTGTTATCGCTCAGGTTAAGCGTGTGACAAAAGCAGGAACGATCAAGCCTCATCATGTCCACGTTCCCTGCAATCTCGTCGACTATGTTGTTGTCGCACCTGAGCAGATGCAAACAACCATGGTGCAATACGATCCGGCCATAAGCGGTGAAATCTTTCATCCTGAAAGCGCTTTCGAGTTAGCTCCGTGGGGCACCGAAAAACTGATCGCCCGCCGTGCTGCCATGCAGCTACAAAAAGGGATGACCGCCAATCTCGGTTTTGGCATCTCTGCCAATGTGCCACGCATATTGCTTGAAGAAGGCATGGATGGCGAAGTGACGTGGGTTATCGAACAGGGTGCTGTCGGAGGGATGCCGCTGCTAGGTTTTGCCTTTGGCTGTTCGGCAAATGCCGATGCCATTGTTCCGGCTTCGACGCAGTTCACCTATTTCCAGGGGGGAGGCTTCGATATCGCCCTGCTCTCTTTCCTGCAAATTGACCGATACGGCAATGTCAACGTGTCGAAGTTACCGGGTAAACCCTATCTGACCGCAGGCTGTGGCGGCTTTGTCGATATTACCACCCACGCCAGGAAGCTGGTGTTCTCTGGCTACTTCAAAGCCGGAGCCAAACAGCATATTCAGGACGGCCAGCTGGTTATCACCCAGGAAGGTAAAACCAGCAAGTTTGTCAACGACGCCGATCACGTCACCTTTAGTGGTCGCATGGCCATCGAGCGCGGTCAGGATGTGACTTACGTCACCGAGCGCTGCGTGATGAAGCTGACTTCCGATGGGCTGATGGTGACGGAAATTGCACCGGGAATAGATCTTGAAAGCGACATACTCGATCAGGCCGAATTCAAACTTATCGTTTCTGACGATTTGAAAATGATGGACCCGCGCCTGTTCCACGAATGCCAAATGGGCATGACCTTAACGGAGGTACAGCATGGCCGATAA
- a CDS encoding enoyl-CoA hydratase/isomerase family protein — MADNSGSVLLEMRGAIAIVTLHRPEKLNALTPSMLAELARVADEIDDNPAIRVAILTASGDRAFCVGADINVWSSMQPLDMWRKWIRNGHRVFDRLATLQVPLIAAINGHAFGGGLELLATTDIRICDPAATFALPEAGIATCPGWSGTQRLVQLTGPGQVKYLALTGTRMDAKRAFETGLVQEISAANQSLACAIALAEKIAALAPVAVQLTRQIIDAGLGNNTAMTLEGLAGSLSATTADAREGLASFTERRSALYQGE; from the coding sequence ATGGCCGATAACTCTGGAAGCGTACTGCTGGAGATGCGCGGAGCTATCGCGATCGTTACCCTGCACCGGCCGGAAAAATTGAACGCCCTTACGCCGTCGATGCTGGCAGAACTGGCACGCGTTGCGGACGAAATTGATGACAACCCCGCCATACGGGTGGCTATTTTAACCGCATCGGGCGATCGCGCCTTTTGTGTCGGCGCGGATATTAACGTCTGGTCATCCATGCAGCCTCTGGATATGTGGCGTAAATGGATTAGAAACGGCCATCGCGTTTTCGACCGGCTTGCCACCCTTCAGGTTCCCCTTATTGCCGCCATTAACGGCCATGCTTTTGGCGGCGGTCTGGAGCTGCTGGCCACCACAGATATCCGCATTTGCGATCCTGCTGCGACCTTTGCGCTGCCGGAGGCAGGCATTGCAACCTGTCCCGGCTGGTCCGGTACGCAGCGTCTGGTTCAGCTTACCGGCCCAGGTCAGGTCAAATATCTGGCACTGACCGGCACCAGGATGGACGCGAAACGCGCCTTTGAAACCGGGCTGGTACAGGAAATCAGCGCGGCCAACCAGTCGCTAGCCTGCGCCATCGCGCTGGCGGAGAAGATCGCCGCACTGGCCCCGGTTGCCGTCCAGCTCACCCGTCAGATTATTGATGCAGGCCTGGGCAATAACACGGCGATGACGCTTGAAGGCCTGGCGGGTTCGCTTTCAGCGACAACCGCTGACGCCAGAGAGGGGCTTGCCAGCTTTACTGAACGCCGTAGCGCACTTTACCAGGGAGAATAA